CGCGGCTGTCGGGGTCGCTCAGGTCCCCGAACTGGATCGCTTCGGTCGGGCAGGCCGCCTGGCAGGCGGTCACGACCTCGCCGTCCTGGATGCGCCGGTCCTCGTTGTTCGCCTGGATCCGCGCGCGGCTGATGCGTTGCGTGCAGTACGTGCACTTCTCCATCACGCCGCGGCTGCGGACGGTGACGTCGGGGTTGTTCGCGAGCGACATCTCCGTCGCGTTCGTGTCCAGCTCGGCGTACTGCAGGTAGTTGAAGCGCCGCACCTTGTAGGGGCAGTTGTTCGAGCAGTAGCGCGTCCCGACGCAGCGGTTGTAGACCATGACGTTCAGGCCCTCGTGGTCGTGCACCGTCGCGCCGACCGGGCAGACCGGTTCGCAGGGCGCCTTCTCGCAGTGCTGGCAGGCCATCGGCATGGAGTAGAAGCTGGGGTCGTCGATGTCGCCGGCGTAGTAGCCGTCGACCCGGATCCAGTGCATCTCCCGGCCGACGAGGACCTGGTCCTTGCCGACGATCGGGACGTTGTTCTCGCTCTGGCAGGCGGTGACGCAGGCGTTGCAGCCGGTGCACACCGACATGTCGACGACCATGCCCCACGCGTACGACTCGTAGACGTAGTCGTCGTACAGGTCGTAGTCGTGGTGCTTGACGGGGTGCACGAAGTGCGGCCCGTCCGGTTCCGCCTGGAGGTCGGCGAGGGTGCCGTGCCGGACGATGTGACGCCGTTCCCCGGTGCCCTCGAGCGCGTTGTGCAGCTGCGTGGAGGCCAGCTTGTGGCGGCCGCGCACCTTGCGCGCCGTCACCGCCGCCGCCTCGCTCGCGGGCCCCTGCAGGAGCGGGTAGGCGTCGACCCCGACGCCGGCGGCGACCTGGCCGGCCGCCTCCCGCCCGAAACCGAGGTGCAGCTGGACGACGCCGTCCGCTTGCCCGGGCAGGATCCAGACGGGCGCGGTCACGCGGGTGCCGTCCCGGTCGATCTCGAGGAGGTCCTCGTTCTTCACGCCCAGCGTTTCCGCCGTCCGGGCGCTCAGCAGCGCGGCGTTGTCCCACGTCAGTTTCGTGAACGGTTTCGGCAGCTCCTGCAGCCACCCGCTGTTCGCCCAGCGGCCGTCCTCGAGGCTGGGGTCGGGCCGCAACCACAGCACCAGGTCGTCCCCGCCGCGCGGAAGGCGCTCGGGGGCGCGCGGCGCGTCGGTGACCGTCGTCGGGGCCTGCGTGCCGGGGATCGCGCCGCGGTGGACGGCGTCGCGCCAGAAGGCGTCGAACGGGCCGTCGACCTGCGCCTCCCACGTCGCGCGCACGAGGTCGTGCGCGGTGGCGTCCGGATTCCCGTTCAGCAACGCCAGCAGCTCGAGGGGGGAGCGCCCCCCGTAGAACGGCTGGATGATGGGTTGTTGGATCGCGGCGGTGCCGTCGTACGCGCGGGCGTCGCCCCACGCCTCGAGGTGGTGCGCCATCGGCACGTGCCAGGTGGCGGCCAGCGCCGTTTCGTCGCGGTAGAGGCCCATGTGGACGACGTTCGCGACGTTCTCCATGGCGGCCGGCAGGTCCGCGTCGGCGGGGGCGGTCGCGACCGGGTTGGCGCCGATCACGATCAGGGTGTCGATCTCCCCGTCCTGCATCGCGTCGGCCAACGCCCGGATCGAGGTGCCGTGGTCCTCCGGCTTCGCCTCCACCGGCTCGTGGACCGTGACCGGCCCCCCGAACGCATCCAGCG
Above is a window of Trueperaceae bacterium DNA encoding:
- a CDS encoding TAT-variant-translocated molybdopterin oxidoreductase — translated: MSDAPHDPTPGPDADGFRSEVDAVQEAPSVQAIRARLENAKGAEYWRGLDELADTEAFQSFMAKEFPRQAAPLEASLRRRDFLKLLGASLALAGLSSCARPTLPNETIVPYVEAPEEIVPGRPLFFATLIDHGGYAEGLLAESHQGRPTKVEGNPDHPASRGATSATTQATVLQLYDPERSQAITENGATRSWEDLAAALDDLGDGARVALLTETVTSPSMARGIADLQASYPGLRWHQYDPRHADGAILGAREAFGRDVTVVHHFDAADVVFGLDADFTNEGPGRLAHAKDFAAKRRVRSAEDAMNRLWMAEVAPSPTGSLADHRLALAPADVAALAAVVAARLGVDAPDAELPAAVDPGWVDALVEDLEAHRGAAMVVAGPQQPAAVHALAHAMNHALDAFGGPVTVHEPVEAKPEDHGTSIRALADAMQDGEIDTLIVIGANPVATAPADADLPAAMENVANVVHMGLYRDETALAATWHVPMAHHLEAWGDARAYDGTAAIQQPIIQPFYGGRSPLELLALLNGNPDATAHDLVRATWEAQVDGPFDAFWRDAVHRGAIPGTQAPTTVTDAPRAPERLPRGGDDLVLWLRPDPSLEDGRWANSGWLQELPKPFTKLTWDNAALLSARTAETLGVKNEDLLEIDRDGTRVTAPVWILPGQADGVVQLHLGFGREAAGQVAAGVGVDAYPLLQGPASEAAAVTARKVRGRHKLASTQLHNALEGTGERRHIVRHGTLADLQAEPDGPHFVHPVKHHDYDLYDDYVYESYAWGMVVDMSVCTGCNACVTACQSENNVPIVGKDQVLVGREMHWIRVDGYYAGDIDDPSFYSMPMACQHCEKAPCEPVCPVGATVHDHEGLNVMVYNRCVGTRYCSNNCPYKVRRFNYLQYAELDTNATEMSLANNPDVTVRSRGVMEKCTYCTQRISRARIQANNEDRRIQDGEVVTACQAACPTEAIQFGDLSDPDSRVVATKRSVLNYAVLEELNTVPRTSYLAHVRNPHPTLAGESGGHG